One Salvia splendens isolate huo1 chromosome 22, SspV2, whole genome shotgun sequence DNA segment encodes these proteins:
- the LOC121786769 gene encoding putative B3 domain-containing protein REM4 encodes MANNGAMEYLRLPSIMKKFSETTSLNELRIPPEFVALHGANLPFDCRLITLLGRRSFSVRVLNIASGCHLQAGWSDFRVTNEIVHDDVLTFTMVDAGVFLVKRFNPRTGCPPLGDLQATGYGDSDHSDAPDVDTSDDYVPTQSEGSFSSDGDDYASDAGVLDDDGCPTFTVTLDASNINRTLEIPMAFWHRHIRMISLQDPVYFNVNGDSWYIILDHNETKIWVKHGWRRFKERNNLVVGVCCHFKLIDRNEVQFYVWFDLP; translated from the exons ATGGCCAACAACGGAGCCATGGAGTACTTACGACTGCCTTCAATCATGAAGAAGTTTTCCGAAACTACTAGTTTGAATGAGTTG CGCATTCCACCAGAATTTGTGGCTCTTCATGGTGCTAATCTCCCTTTCGACTGCCGCCTAATCACGCTGCTAGGAAGGAGGAGTTTCTCAGTTCGTGTGTTGAATATTGCGAGTGGTTGCCATTTACAAGCTGGATGGTCCGACTTTCGGGTCACCAACGAAATTGTTCATGATGATGTGCTTACTTTCACTATGGTCGACGCGGGGGTATTTCTTGTGAAGCGCTTTAACCCAAGAACTGGATGCCCTCCTCTCGGTGATCTACAAG CCACTGGATATGGAGACTCCGACCACAGTGATGCCCCGGATGTGGATACATCAGACGACTATGTGCCAACGCAATCAGAGGGTTCCTTCTCATCGGACGGTGACGACTATGCTTCGGACGCAGGGGTGTTAGATGACGATGGCTGCCCGACCTTCACCGTTACTCTTGATGCATCGAACATCAACCGCACGCTGGAGATTCCAATGGCTTTTTGGCACCGCCACATTCGAATGATTTCCCTTCAAGACCCGGTCTACTTCAATGTAAACGGAGACAGTTGGTACATCATTCTCGACCACAACGAAACCAAGATCTGGGTGAAACACGGCTGGAGACGTTTCAAGGAACGTAACAATCTGGTGGTTGGTGTGTGCTGCCACTTCAAACTCATTGATCGAAATGAGGTTCAATTTTATGTGTGGTTTGATCTGCCTTGA